From Malassezia restricta chromosome VIII, complete sequence, the proteins below share one genomic window:
- a CDS encoding ADP-ribosylation factor-like protein 1: MGVTFSSLYESLFWWRRKAPMRILMLGLDSAGKTTILYRLQLGEVISTIPTIGFNVETVEYKNIQLQVWDLGGQSSIRPYWRCYYADTAAIIYVVDASDHARLPTARAELLAMLSEEELAKCKLLVFANKQDLENAMDEAQVGKAIGLDELRDRQWSIWRCSAKDGTGLQEGLDWLVDALRN; this comes from the coding sequence ATGGGGGTGACGTTTTCATCCCTGTACGAGTCGCTATTCTGGTGGCGACGTAAAGCGCCTATGCGCATCCTCATGCTGGGGCTGGACAGCGCAGGCAAAACCACCATTCTTTACCGACTCCAGCTCGGTGAGGTCATTTCCACCATTCCTACCATTGGTTTTAATGTTGAGACGGTCGAATACAAAAATATCCAACTACAGGTGTGGGATCTAGGTGGTCAGTCCAGTATTCGTCCGTACTGGCGCTGCTATTATGCCGATACGGCCGCCATTATTTACGTTGTGGATGCCTCAGACCATGCGCGCCTACCAACGGCCCGAGCCGAGCTTCTTGCGATGCTTTCAGAAGAGGAGCTCGCAAAATGCAAGCTTCTGGTGTTTGCAAATAAGCAAGATCTTGAGAATGCTATGGATGAGGCCCAGGTCGGCAAGGCGATTGGtctggacgagctgcgtgaccGACAATGGAGTATATGGCGCTGCAGTGCTAAGGACGGCACTGGCTTACAAGAAGGCCTCGACTGGCTCGTTGATGCGCTTCGCAATTAA
- a CDS encoding diacylglycerol diphosphate phosphatase/phosphatidate phosphatase, with amino-acid sequence MSIRSFLADFARSPSHKRWFIDWAACTLMLLLYRGILHHRSDGFHQQFTLNDPSIQHPHTDNQRVPEHLLTLLSVVLPISCIIFCSMLLKQRWARLNMGLLGFAMTIVITGCITELGKNLVGRPRPDFLARCKPTQSSIQSSKYHSLLVDYTICSTPITSHTLADGFKSFPSGHSSMAFSGLTFLAWYIRGFFTAIMRKLTCVVYEQVPDEEPIRLEEGLDREAEEVPQHLVLSSLVLPLVPVILAAYISVSRLMDYRHHPTDILAGTILGASVATAVYHVYHKSHTIKA; translated from the coding sequence ATGTCAATACGATCGTTTCTGGCCGACTTTGCACGCAGTCCGAGCCATAAACGCTGGTTCATTGACTGGGCAGCATGTACGCTGATGCTACTTCTGTACCGCGGTATTCTGCACCACCGCTCAGATGGATTCCATCAGCAATTCACTTTGAACGACCCTTCGATCCAGCACCCTCATACCGACAACCAGCGGGTGCCTGAGCACCTGCTGACCTTGCTATCGGTGGTCCTACCAATCTCATGCATTATATTCTGCTCTATGTTGCTGAAACAGCGCTGGGCGCGTCTCAACATGGGCCTGTTGGGCTTTGCAATGACGATCGTGATTACGGGCTGCATTACCGAACTAGGCAAGAATCTCGTGGGGCGGCCGCGCCCCGATTTTCTAGCACGTTGCAAGCCTACTCAAAGCAGTATTCAGTCAAGCAAGTACCACAGCTTGCTTGTGGACTATACGATTTGTTCCACGCCGATCACCTCGCACACATTGGCCGATGGCTTCAAGAGTTTCCCAAGTGGCCACTCGAGTATGGCTTTTAGTGGCTTGACGTTCTTGGCATGGTACATTCGGGGCTTTTTCACCGCAATAATGCGCAAACTTACATGTGTTGTCTACGAACAGGTCCCCGACGAGGAGCCTATTCGCTTGGAGGAAGGTTTAGACCGTGAAGCGGAAGAAGTACCTCAACATCTCGTGTTATCCAGCCTAGTTCTACCTCTTGTTCCTGTCATTCTCGCTGCGTACATTTCAGTCAGTCGTTTGATGGACTATCGTCACCATCCGACGGATATATTGGCTGGCACGATTTTGGGTGCAAGCGTTGCCACGGCCGTATACCATGTGTACCACAAGTCACACACCATCAAGGCCTAA
- a CDS encoding nitrogen regulatory protein, whose amino-acid sequence MKASDTINTTLLDNLFSSKDGGRSHNGASEDTDPAALAKEDPLATQIWRMYAKQRDQLPNAARMENLTWRLMSLTLRKQRNQTTTMPTPTPVPATSHTEQDVDDATDTRRGRDQAVRKIEASALPFPVHSTVNARCMGRSRSRSTSMVNVDAGRSPRNTSHSRQRSAGLTSELFGISGDAMEAGLNPQHPPFLLNETMDEIPGVTRALESNIDVLSALPPDMRQATWDVHAEGTKISSGPPSPPPNKLGRESVKQRLIDEFTMAAYKNLFDQSEPNAWRAVSDLEEHAQVVMEMSAKRANYVNLNQDRDDVFLSNHHVLDSVPGIGDYVGHKANQHPEYGFLPRLVRKTSFDHKVRERSESRGPRNHTPAISQTPSDESLQQSRKRLRDASPMPFGMRMPRTGDQRVASGLSRELPQMFSQNIVQSVPSLPFEFSMPSPTSASHAPTMLGNATASIQANHVPPLMPLSTSYTTPISPVGTSASAAPVSNIDLPPAASSAFSDSADVSPSILHLDPSQIFAQQSSMPYSMVGHGGIPTNAAPSQAETTLSSQPDLFQQSDPQAFFASIFHTAHMLNSAQGGILPETVQNTYSSLSNTGLNPSSPYMNMTYESPATQDYSTDGISPSQSYVPSSLAASVSTSSSLPSNNTDPSPSTVCFNCQTTTTPLWRRDPEGNALCNACGLFHRLHGVMRPLSLKTDVIKKRNRSGASSRDTQSRASGRNTASGRSSGANEKNPSALPNT is encoded by the coding sequence ATGAAAGCATCAGATACTATCAATACAACGCTACTTGACAACTTATTCTCTTCGAAAGACGGTGGCAGGAGCCACAATGGAGCTTCCGAGGATACGGACCCTGCTGCCCTGGCGAAAGAGGACCCTCTGGCGACTCAAATATGGCGCATGTATGCGAAGCAACGCGACCAGCTGCCCAATGCTGCACGCATGGAAAATCTCACATGGCGACTTATGTCGCTTACTTTGCGCAAGCAGCGCAATCAGACGACCACAATGCCGACGCCCACCCCTGTGCCTGCCACTTCCCACACCGAGCAggacgtggacgatgcTACTGATacgcgtcgtggacgcgACCAGGCAGTGCGTAAAATTGAAGCGAGTGCTCTCCCTTTTCCTGTGCACTCGACTGTAAATGCACGATGTATGGGACGTTCTCGCTCCCGCTCTACCAGTATGGTGAATGTGGATGCTGGACGATCACCACGTAATACATCGCATAGCAGGCAACGTTCTGCAGGGCTCACATCGGAGCTATTTGGTATCTCTGGAGATGCGATGGAAGCTGGGTTAAATCCACAACACCCACCATTCCTGCTTAATGAGACTATGGATGAAATTCCTGGCGTAACGCGCGCGCTTGAGTCAAATATAGACGTATTATCGGCGCTGCCTCCAGACATGCGTCAAGCCACCTGGGACGTTCATGCTGAGGGAACGAAGATCTCCTCTGGGCCGCCCAGTCCGCCCCCCAATAAGCTGGGGCGTGAGAGCGTCAAGCAGCGTTTGATTGACGAGTTCACCATGGCGGCATACAAGAACTTGTTTGACCAGTCAGAACCCaacgcatggcgcgctgtATCAGATCTGGAAGAGCATGCTCAGGTTGTCATGGAAATGAGTGCTAAGCGGGCCAACTACGTCAATCTGAATCAGGATCGCGACGACGTATTCCTCTCTAACCATCACGTCCTGGACAGTGTACCGGGTATTGGCGACTATGTGGGGCACAAAGCAAATCAGCATCCCGAATATGGATTTTTGCCTAGGCTGGTACGCAAGACATCCTTCGATCACAAAGTACGTGAACGCAGTGAGTCCCGTGGTCCACGGAACCATACACCGGCCATCTCGCAGACGCCTTCAGACGAGTCATTGCAGCAGTCGCGCAAGCGTTTACGCGATGCTTCGCCTATGCCTTttggcatgcgcatgccacgTACCGGTGATCAGCGTGTCGCCTCAGGTTTGTCGCGAGAGTTGCCTCAGATGTTTTCGCAGAACATTGTGCAAAGCGTGCCATCTTTGCCCTTCGAATTTTCTATGCCCTCGCCAACGAgtgcatcgcatgcgccgacGATGCTTGGAAATGCAACGGCATCGATTCAGGCAAATCACGTTCCACCCCTGATGCCGCTGTCAACTTCATACACGACACCGATATCACCCGTGGGGACCTCGGCCTCTGCAGCGCCAGTGTCTAATATCGACTTGCCACCAGCCGCATCCAGTGCATTTTCAGATTCAGCAGATGTTTCTCCATCGATTTTGCACCTGGATCCGTCTCAGATTTTCGCGCAACAATCATCGATGCCGTATTCCATGGTTGGCCATGGTGGTATACCAACGAATGCTGCGCCAAGTCAAGCTGAAACGACCCTATCTTCTCAGCCCGACCTGTTTCAACAAAGTGATCCGCAAGCTTTTTTCGCCTCTATTTTCCACACAGCCCATATGCTCAACTCGGCGCAAGGAGGCATTTTGCCTGAAACTGTACAGAACACGTATTCGTCTCTCTCCAACACGGGTCTCAACCCGTCGTCCCCATACATGAACATGACCTATGAATCTCCGGCGACTCAGGACTATTCAACGGATGGAATATCCCCATCTCAGTCGTATGTGCCGTCATCTTTGGCTGCCAGCGTTTCTACTTCGTCCTCATTGCCCAGCAACAACACCGACCCCTCACCCTCAACAGTATGCTTCAACTGTCAAACTACTACCACCCCATTATGGAGAAGAGATCCAGAAGGAAATGCGCTTTGCAATGCATGCGGTCTTTTTCATCGCTTGCATGGTGTTATGCGTCCTTTGTCACTCAAGACAGATGTcatcaagaagcgcaaTAGGAGTGGTGCAAGTTCGCGCGATACACAGTCGCGTGCTAGTGGGCGCAACACTGCTAGTGGCCGCAGTTCTGGTGCGAACGAAAAGAATCCTAGTGCCTTGCCTAATACTTAG
- a CDS encoding mitochondrial ABC transporter ATM produces the protein MLINAYRGSFAGIHVVHRAAHILPRYAVRQASIPMALMPYGRMASLVQGRFHSHMTSTPPEPPRTDKHQLVKRNSTNWEILSTLLTYVWPKNDFGTKARVILALSLLLAGKLLNVQVPFFFKAVVDRMNDVASQPLDLANPNTVWVVAGASILGYGVARIGASAFSELRNAVFANVAQRSIRKIARSVFTHLLNLDLSWHLSRQTGGLTRAIDRGTKGISFLLSSIVFHIVPTALEISLVCGILSIKCGPSYASVAGLTMLAYAWFTIRTTSWRTHFRRDANLADQRGATTSLESLLNYESVKYFNNEQHEIQKYDSALQNYEKASVRVSTSLAALNSGQNAIFSTSLTIMMLLTAHGILTGTMTVGDLVMVNQLVFQLSLPLNFLGSVYRELRQSLVDMETMFNLQKQQQKICDKPNASVLPPVRGDIRFENVTFGYHPGRPILKNCSFTIPAGQKTALVGPSGCGKSTIFRLLFRFYEPQTGKIYIDDNDISQFSLESVRKAIGVVPQETALFNSSIWDNLKYGKLAASDEEVRRAAHLARVDHVVEQLPDGFDTIVGERGLMISGGEKQRLAIARMLLKDPRIMFFDEATSSLDSHTETELMRNINTLLRDMSRTSIFIAHRLRTVEDADHILVLDHGHVAERGTHEALLEQHGLYYDLWLAQSERINKDPEEKDEESLKTE, from the coding sequence ATGCTGATCAATGCGTACCGCGGCAGCTTCGCGGGTATACATGTtgtgcatcgtgcagcacaCATATTACCTAGGTATGCTGTGAGACAAGCGAGCATCCCCATGGCACTCATGCCATATGGGCGCATGGCGTCTCTAGTTCAAGGTCGATTTCATAGCCATATGACATCGACGCCCCCCGAGCCCCCGAGGACGGACAAACATCAACTGGTGAAAAGAAACAGCACAAATTGGGAGATTTTGTCGACTCTTCTAACATACGTGTGGCCGAAAAATGATTTTGGGACAAAAGCTCGCGTCATATTGGCTCTGTCGTTACTGTTAGCTGGTAAGCTCCTTAATGTCCAAGTGCCTTTCTTTTTCAAGGCTGTTGTGGACCGCATGAATGACGTCGCTTCGCAGCCACTCGATTTGGCTAATCCAAATACGGTGTGGGTTgtcgcaggcgcatcgatcTTGGGATATGGTGTCGCGCGTATTGGCGCCTCAGCTTTTTCAGAGCTTCGAAACGCTGTGTTTGCGAATGTGGCACAGCGATCCATTCGCAAGATCGCTCGCAGTGTGTTCACGCATCTACTCAATCTTGATCTAAGTTGGCATCTTAGCCGTCAGACCGGTGGTTTGACTCGTGCTATTGATCGAGGCACGAAGGGTATATCTTTTCTGCTCTCGTCCATCGTGTTCCATATTGTTCCAACTGCATTGGAAATTTCGTTGGTTTGTGGCATCTTGAGTATCAAATGCGGTCCTTCATACGCTTCAGTAGCCGGTCTTACTATGCTGGCTTACGCATGGTTCACCATTCGCACGACAAGTTGGCGTACGCATTTCCGTCGTGATGCAAACTTGGCCGATCAGCGCGGTGCCACAACTTCCCTTGAATCACTTCTAAACTATGAGTCCGTAAAGTACTTCAACAATGAACAGCACGAAATACAGAAGTACGACTCAGCACTTCAGAACTATGAAAAGGCCAGTGTTCGAGTATCTACAAGTCTGGCCGCTTTGAATTCAGGACAGAACGCTATCTTCTCTACGAGTCTGACTATCATGATGCTGCTCACCGCGCACGGCATTTTGACTGGCACCATGACAGTAGGTGATTTGGTCATGGTCAATCAGCTTGTCTTCCAGCTCTCTCTCCCTCTCAACTTCTTGGGCTCCGTATACCGAGAGCTGCGCCAGAGTCTCGTGGACATGGAGACTATGTTCAATTTGCAGAAGCAGCAACAGAAAATTTGCGACAAACCAAATGCATCTGTACTACCACCTGTTCGTGGCGATATCCGGTTTGAAAATGTAACGTTTGGATACCACCCGGGACGTCCCATATTGAAAAACTGCAGCTTTACCATTCCTGCGGGTCAGAAGACGGCGCTTGTTGGTCCGTCGGGATGCGGTAAGTCGACCATTTTCCGTCTCTTGTTCCGCTTCTATGAGCCGCAGACCGGCAAGATTTATATCGATGACAATGACATCAGTCAGTTTTCTCTCGAGAGTGTGCGCAAGGCGATTGGTGTTGTGCCGCAGGAAACAGCCCTCTTCAATTCTAGTATTTGGGACAATCTTAAGTATGGCAAGCTTGCAGCGTCCGATGAGgaggtgcgccgcgccgctcatTTAGCGCGCGTTGACCACGTTGTGGAACAGCTTCCAGATGGCTTTGACACGATCGTTGGCGAACGTGGTCTTATGATTTCGGGCGGAGAGAAGCAGCGCTTGGCCATTGCACGAATGCTCCTGAAAGATCCACGTATCATGTTCTTTGATGAGGCAACATCATCACTTGACTCTCACACAGAGACAGAGCTTATGCGCAATATCAACACACTGTTGCGCGATATGAGCCGCACATCGATCTTCATCGCTCACCGATTGCGCACAGTCGAAGATGCGGATCACATTCTTGTGCTGGATCATGGACATgtggccgagcgcggcacgcatgAGGCGCTCTTAGAGCAACATGGCCTCTACTATGATCTCTGGCTCGCACAGTCAGAGCGCATCAATAAGGATCCCGAGGAGAAAGACGAAGAATCGCTCAAAACGGAGTGA